GCCCTAAAAGTCCATCAGCGCatccacacaggagagaaaccgtACGGCTGTGACCAATGCGATGCTAAATTTTCTCAATTGGGAAACCTAAAGGGACACCAGCTCATTCACACCGGAGAGAAACGGTTCACGTGTGATAAATGTGGGAAAAATTTTGATTCATCGAGTCATTTGAAGGTTCATCAGCGtattcacactggagagaaaccgTACAGCTGTGACCAGTGTGACGCTAAATTCACTCAATTAGGACACTTACGGGGACACCAGCGcattcacactggagagaaaccaTTCAGCTGTGATACTTGCGAGAAAGCCTTTCACACATCGAGTGCCCTAAAAGCCCATCAGCGCACTCACAGTGGAGAGAAACCATACACCTGTGATGAATGTAAGAAAACTTTTTACACACCAAGTGCCCTAAAAGCCCATCAGCtcattcacactggagagaaaccgTACAGTTGTGACCAATGTGGGAAAGGTTTTAGATCGGCAAAGTGCCTGAAAGTCCATCAACATGTTCACACGGGTGTGAAACCATACAGCTGTGACCAGTGCAAGGAGGGGTTCACTCGATTACCTAGCTTAAAAGCACACCAGCGTATTCACTCTGGAGAGAAACCATTCAAGTGTGACGAGTGTGGGAAATTATATGCTACAGCACGCAAACTGACGGTTCATCAGCGCGTTCACTCTAAGGAGGAATACTATCGGTGTGACGAGTGTGGGAAACTGTACATGACATCAGACGAACTTAGTGCTCATCAGCGCACTCACACCGGAGGGAAAATATTGAACTGTGACCAATGTGGGAAGTTGTTTGACAAACCAAGTGCCCTGAAAGTCCATCAGCTCGTTCACACCGGAGAGAAACAGTACATTTGTGATCAGTGTGGGAAAGGTTTTACGAAATTAGGTCTCCTTAACGTCCACCAGCGTGTTCACACTGGGGAGAAACCATACAGCTGTGACTTCTGTGGGAAAGCTTTCAGTTCATCGTGTAGACGTAGAGATCACATGCACattcacactggagagagaCCGTACCGCTGCGACAAATGTGGGAAAGCCTTTGCCGGCCGAACCACGCTACACAGGCATCGGCTTACTCACACCGGAGAGAAACCGTTCCGCTGTGTTCAATGTAGGAAATCTTTCACCAAAAAATCCAGTTTGAAACTTCACCGACGCATTCACAcgggagagaaacccttcagctgtgACTTTTGTGAGAAATCCTTCAGCGCGCGCGGAAATCTGGAAATCCACAGACGTCTGCACACTGGAGAGAACCCGTTTAGCTGTGACTTTTGCGAGAAATCCTTCAGAGCGCGCGGGAATCTACAAATCCACAGACGCATTCACACCGGAGAGAAACCTTACAGCTGTGACAAATGCGAAGCAGCGTTTACTCAGTCGGGTAGCTTAAAGATACACCAGCGTGTTCACACCTGAGCGAGGTCACACTGACCAGCTGAGTGAATTTTCAGATCACAAACACCCTCGCACAGTATTGTAAACATTATTCTAAGTTGAGCTTCATGCCCTGACTGTTTGTATATATATTAATGTCATGCTATTGTAATCAGCTCTTAAGTTTTCTTTCCTGTATCTACATTTCTGCTGAAATTAAATCCACAGTGAGCGACGAGGGGCAGCAGGGACTCTTTGCTTGTGCTGTCTCTGTGATGGAAATAAAAATTTATATCAAATGACTGATTTTTGTCTCTTTACCTCTGAGGATAGATTTCTACAgtaaacagtttatttttttaccctaAAAACTAAACCTACCGTTTCACAtgtatgtgtctctagtctgtctacaaacccccccaatgatgagaaaagttcatcctctctgtcttctgcctgctccacttttcagaaaatgtgtgctcaaacaggccgtttggagattttcccttcatgacatcacaaagggcagtagcccttcccccaggtgggtgacactcccacagctaggtatttgttctgccctctgagtctgccttctcaccataaacaataggacatggagcgagaaagcacagagacacccgagcccttccagagagggggcatggtcagacacagctcatttacatatttaaaggtacagacacagaaacagcctgttctgagcagggctgaaatagtcCGGAAACACTTGAAGCAGCTCTGATTCGTTCAACAGACACTCATGAAGAAGTATACACAAATGATTCCACTAGTGTTACATCTTTATTCACACATATACATGAAATTAATGACTTCTTAACTCTTCacagtttaaaacaaattgATCATTACAAACTGTTCATGAGCtcagggagaagaaaagaaggacTGAAGAGGTCTGAATGTCCGGGTTAGTGTTTGtgatgtagagagagagagcagactgAGTCAGTCCATGTTCAGGATCTGCTGAGAGATCAGCGGGAGGtcttctgattggtttgttGAGTGGAGGAGGCGGGGCCAGACACCTGAGGTAAAGAGAAAGGAAGTTCAGGATCGACGTGAGtcgctttcacacatgcagagatCTTCCTGATCTGACATGACCCTCGCAGCGTGACATTTCCCCTGTGGGACGGGACGAGGGtctcacaatctgaactaaagagtggagaagaacaggAAGTTGGAGGTTTCCTGCTTGTCTCCCCACCTGTGATGagacccctcctcctctttgcttTGACTTGAAtcacctgtttgtgtttgctcacctgtcctcctcctcgcccCCGTCCTTGTCCAGAGAAGACGGTGGTCAGTCCTTTGTGCGCGGGGACATGTCGGAGGGAACGAGTCCTCGAGTGCTTCAGCTCTGACAGGAGCTCGGGgctggacagagacagagacagacgagctgcacacagacaaatacagaCAAGTTAATGCTCAAGTATTCTATACTGAAGGTGTCTTCAACAAACCGCTGTGAGGGGAATTAAACAGATCACACAGCAAGCTAACGAGTGTTCTACAAGCAGCGGGGTTACGTGACTGAGCGTTCGACCTGTAAGGATGAAAATATGTCGCTGTATGTCAGAAGAACGTGAGGAAGCCAATTTTTAATCACGTTTGAAATCccattatttcacattaaaaaaaaaaagttatgcttttattttgaaatgctgtACTGTCTCTttagctgagagtactttacttgcaataaagtaaggcccttcctgtagagtgaaggttaggacatgaagttgagcacagaaacaggaagtggttagggatcccaaagtgaggtcaaaaagctcaaaggaacggtaacaaaggtcaacgtgtgatgtcataaggtcagtgtgtgatgtcataaggtcagtgtgtgatgtcatgaggtcaaagtgtgatgtcataaggtcagtgtgtgatgtcatcaggtcagtgtgtgatgtcatcaggtcagtgtgtgatgtcatcaggtcagtgtgtgatgtcatgaggtcagtgtgtgatgtcatgaggtcagtgtgtgatgtcatgaggtcaaagtgtgatgtcataaggtcaatgtgtgatgtcatcaggtcagtgtgtgatgtcatcaggtcagtgtgtgatgtcatgaggtcaaagtgtgatgtcataaggtcagtgtgtgatgtcatcaggtcagtgtgtgatgtcatgaggtcaaagtgtgatgtcataaggtcagtgtgtgatgtcatcaggtcagtgtgtgatgtcatcaggtcagtgtgtgatgtcatcaggtcagtgtgtgatgtcataaggtcagtgtgtgatgtcataaggtcactgtgtgatgtcatcaggtcagtgtgtgatgtcatcaggtcagtgtgtgatgtcatcaggtcagtgtgtgatgtcatcaggtcagtgtcagtgtgatgtcatcaggtggatattactgtctgagagtttgttaaagtgaaatgagacattcagagatgcagcagtgagactacagggagacactgaggacgagtatctacggagagcctgaagggacaaacaggaGATTAATGTGATGAACTGTTAATGCTGACAGGGCTAAAATAAACACGTGGAGG
This portion of the Labrus bergylta chromosome 22, fLabBer1.1, whole genome shotgun sequence genome encodes:
- the LOC110001726 gene encoding zinc finger protein 271; the protein is MHQVEVFQAPMKLKEEEEESRVSGGADGGEKEEQEEQEEKEEQEEHRGQTAGSSSDSPDVQDCKEEKDLDSPDSPDCGISALTSALLKDHTAYTGISCDECGKTFKRPGALKVHQRIHTGEKPYGCDQCDAKFSQLGNLKGHQLIHTGEKRFTCDKCGKNFDSSSHLKVHQRIHTGEKPYSCDQCDAKFTQLGHLRGHQRIHTGEKPFSCDTCEKAFHTSSALKAHQRTHSGEKPYTCDECKKTFYTPSALKAHQLIHTGEKPYSCDQCGKGFRSAKCLKVHQHVHTGVKPYSCDQCKEGFTRLPSLKAHQRIHSGEKPFKCDECGKLYATARKLTVHQRVHSKEEYYRCDECGKLYMTSDELSAHQRTHTGGKILNCDQCGKLFDKPSALKVHQLVHTGEKQYICDQCGKGFTKLGLLNVHQRVHTGEKPYSCDFCGKAFSSSCRRRDHMHIHTGERPYRCDKCGKAFAGRTTLHRHRLTHTGEKPFRCVQCRKSFTKKSSLKLHRRIHTGEKPFSCDFCEKSFSARGNLEIHRRLHTGENPFSCDFCEKSFRARGNLQIHRRIHTGEKPYSCDKCEAAFTQSGSLKIHQRVHT